Genomic window (Dyadobacter fanqingshengii):
AACAGCTTTTTGTTTTTGAGAATGGCCGTTTTATCGGGTTTGGATTCGCTGCTTGGTGATGTTATGCTTCCTGTCTCGGATATTGCCAGAGGAATACGGACGGTAAAATCAGATCCTTGGCCCAAACTGCTCTCAACCTTGATCTGACCCGCGTATAAATCAACGATGCGTTTACATATGGCCAATCCCAACCCTGTACCAGCCTGCCTGACTTTATTATCAACATTACTAATTTGGGTAAAATCTTCAAAAATAGAGTCCAAGTGTTCCTTAGCAATCCCTACACCGGAATCTTTGACACTAAAAAGCAATGTGCCCTTATCTCTGTTTTGACTTTCAATCCGAAGCCTGACCATTATGGTCCCCTGTTCCGGTGTGAACTTGATCGCATTCGAAATCAGGTTAATCACAATCTGCTTGATACGAAAATGATCTCCAACTAACGTGAGGCCGCTGTTCAGATCAAACTGCGTTAACAGCACGATTCGTTTTTCTTTGGCTAAAACAGACAATATGGAAACAGCTTCTTCGACTAATGCGACCGGCCTGAACGGTTCTTCCGACAAAGTGATATTCGCGCTTTCGAACTTAGAAAAATCCAGTATCTCGTTCACAAGTGTGAGCATCATTTGGGATGCGGTTTTAATAGAGGCGAAATTGACCTGTTGGTCGTGCCCGAGTGTTTCAGTATCGATCAGATTGGAAAAACCAATGATAGCGTTCAATGGTGTACGGAATTCATGGGTTGCCTGCGCAAGAAATTCGCCCTTTCTTTGACTTGCCTTTGCGGTCACATCGGCAAAAGCAAGAATTGTTGTGTCCTTCCTGTAAAGCTTCACAAGATTAAAAACGATCACGATTGCCAACATAGAAACTAGGACTACACTTGTCCACATCAGCAAACTCATCTCTTCCGACTTGGCTTGGGTTGAAGCCAGTAAGGAGGTTCTTAATGTTTTTATTTCAAATTGCTCCTGGCTTTTCAATTCTTGCATTGCTTTTTGCAGGTTAGCAAATAAAACGCCATTGATGGTTAATAATTTTTGCTCGGCCAGACTTAGATCACGATGTGCTTTTTGAATTGGCACAGGGTCTTGAACCGACCGTGGTTCCAGATAAAGCTCGACAGAATCCTGGTTCAAAACTGTGGTTTGGTGCGTTTTTAAAATGCGGGTATCAGCAGAATCGATGTCCCGTATCGCATCCATGAGCCGTTTAACCAGCTTTCTTTTTGATTTTTTTTCTGGTAAAATAACGGAATCCATCCTTTGAGCCTGAACACTTGTATGCACTTTTTGAGCCGGTCTTTTTGAACTTGAAATCTTCACATTGAAGTTGTTCAATGAAAAAGACAACAAACTATCGACCATCAGCCGAAGCTCAATAAACTCCTGATCTTTAAGTCGTTTTTCGGAAACAAGCCTTGACAGTGATCGGCCAGAAGACTCTTGTTCAGCTTGGTACCGGTCCAGAATCCTGATTACTGCCTGCAATTGTCTGGTGTAAGCTGTAATGTAGGCTGAGTCTCGGGTTACAACAAAAAAGCGGCTGTTGTTTTCAGCTGCATAAAGTATGGCAATACAGGTGTCTATTCTGAGGTAATTGTCTTTTTCCACCTGTAAGACCTGCACATTACTTTTTATTGCTTCTGACTTCGAGTAGGTAAGTAACGTGGCAAAGGCAAACGCCGCCAGTAAAATTGTTAACAGTGCTGTCCAGGCAAAGGTTGCCCGCGAAGCGGTCGGCTTTACATTGTTCATAAAGTTATTTGACATCTTGATGCGGCGCTATGAGCAGGCATTTGCTTTTCTTTTGGAAATTTCACTTGCAAATGTAACTGCATTGTACTTAACGCAGACAGCCAGGATTAAAAAGGGAGCGGCATATTTAAACTAATCCTGAACCATCCCAGCCTTGTAATATAGATCCGCGAGGGATTGCTGGTATTTGGTCACGAGTTCTGCCTGTTTCATCAGCATATCGATGAGCTTGGATTCCCGGCTGTTGATGAGGAATAATGTGCTTTCGCCCAGATCGAATTTTTGCAATTCTCCCCGGAGCAGGGCTTCCTGGTTGGTGATACTCTGCGTCTGGATCGTCAGCTGCGTCTGGTAGGCTTTCAGGTCGTTGAACGCGCTGCGAATGTTGGTTTGAATGGTCCGTGTTTCGTTTTGAACGTTGAGGTTGAGATCCATCTGCTTCACTTTGATCTCATTCATTTTGCCCCTTGCCGAACGCAGGAAAAGCGGGAATGAAAAATCGAACCCAACCTTGTAATTGTTCCAGCCGATATCATAATATTCAGGCACATAGGAGTTGAAATCTCTGCGTGTGGTAAGCAGCGAGCCGCTGACGTTGAGTTTGGGTTTCAGCATTTCACGCAGATAATTTCGCTCAATGGCAAGCTGCAGCCCCTTACTGCGGAGCATTTGGAGCTTGGGGTGGTTGTCTTCGGCGCTGTTCAGCAGATTATCGAGCTGATAGGCCGATACAACCGCCACAGCCGAGTCGGCATTGACGGGAATGGCGTCCTCCGGCAATTCCAATGGATTTCCTTTTTCGTCCCAAATGTGATTAGAAACAAGCAATCTCGAATTTTGGATCTCAATTTCAATCTTAGCCAGCTGGATCGATCTTTCCTGCACTGTAATAAATGCTTCCACGGAATCAATGGCAGGTTTGTCGCCCAGTAATGCCTGGCTGCGGGTGGCAATGTAGCGCGTATTGGCCAGCTCAACACCGCGTCGGATAAGCTTGTATTGCTGGTGCGCATAAAACCAGTTCCAGTAATCTTTCACCGCCTGAAACCACACTTTGTTGATCTCATTTACCCTTTCTGCTTCGGCATAATCCACCATCACCCGCGACTGGCGCAATGTATTCCTTCGGGCATCAATCAAAAGGCCCTGACCGATCGGTATGCTAATGCCCACGCCGCCCAGGCCCGACAGTGGCGTAGTGGTTTCAGGGTTTGTATAAGTGCCCACATTCCTGTCAAAACCAATTTTCAAATCAGCCCCGGCAAGCCAAAGCGGCACTTTTAGTTCACTCGTCCAATGGTTATAATAATCCTTCCCTCCAAATTGCTTCTGGTCGAATGATGCTTTCAGGTTTGGGTCAAAGCTGCCGAGCGCCTGCGTTACCCTTGCCCGTGCGGCATCGCTCAGCAGCCCTGCCTGTTTGACGACCGGATTGTTCTGCATTACGAGGTCCCTGAGATCCGTGATCGTAAATATTTTTGAGGAATCAGGGGTATAGGCGTTGGCTGCACGCGCATCCCGGACAAATAGCCAGGTGCATAATGACA
Coding sequences:
- a CDS encoding ATP-binding protein yields the protein MNNVKPTASRATFAWTALLTILLAAFAFATLLTYSKSEAIKSNVQVLQVEKDNYLRIDTCIAILYAAENNSRFFVVTRDSAYITAYTRQLQAVIRILDRYQAEQESSGRSLSRLVSEKRLKDQEFIELRLMVDSLLSFSLNNFNVKISSSKRPAQKVHTSVQAQRMDSVILPEKKSKRKLVKRLMDAIRDIDSADTRILKTHQTTVLNQDSVELYLEPRSVQDPVPIQKAHRDLSLAEQKLLTINGVLFANLQKAMQELKSQEQFEIKTLRTSLLASTQAKSEEMSLLMWTSVVLVSMLAIVIVFNLVKLYRKDTTILAFADVTAKASQRKGEFLAQATHEFRTPLNAIIGFSNLIDTETLGHDQQVNFASIKTASQMMLTLVNEILDFSKFESANITLSEEPFRPVALVEEAVSILSVLAKEKRIVLLTQFDLNSGLTLVGDHFRIKQIVINLISNAIKFTPEQGTIMVRLRIESQNRDKGTLLFSVKDSGVGIAKEHLDSIFEDFTQISNVDNKVRQAGTGLGLAICKRIVDLYAGQIKVESSLGQGSDFTVRIPLAISETGSITSPSSESKPDKTAILKNKKLLIADDTKMNLLLISRIMDKLGASYDLAENGQIAFEMFKANTYDLVITDIAMPIMDGIELTKQIRHYHISEKAGIPVIGFTGYMDEDNLSQFRAAGMNEILPKPFDENYFIALLGQVIRTD
- a CDS encoding TolC family protein, coding for MKRTQMNVMIRWGMLGLSLCTWLFVRDARAANAYTPDSSKIFTITDLRDLVMQNNPVVKQAGLLSDAARARVTQALGSFDPNLKASFDQKQFGGKDYYNHWTSELKVPLWLAGADLKIGFDRNVGTYTNPETTTPLSGLGGVGISIPIGQGLLIDARRNTLRQSRVMVDYAEAERVNEINKVWFQAVKDYWNWFYAHQQYKLIRRGVELANTRYIATRSQALLGDKPAIDSVEAFITVQERSIQLAKIEIEIQNSRLLVSNHIWDEKGNPLELPEDAIPVNADSAVAVVSAYQLDNLLNSAEDNHPKLQMLRSKGLQLAIERNYLREMLKPKLNVSGSLLTTRRDFNSYVPEYYDIGWNNYKVGFDFSFPLFLRSARGKMNEIKVKQMDLNLNVQNETRTIQTNIRSAFNDLKAYQTQLTIQTQSITNQEALLRGELQKFDLGESTLFLINSRESKLIDMLMKQAELVTKYQQSLADLYYKAGMVQD